In a genomic window of Bombina bombina isolate aBomBom1 chromosome 10, aBomBom1.pri, whole genome shotgun sequence:
- the LOC128641202 gene encoding pancreatic alpha-amylase: MRLLLLLVALGLCSAQFNPNTRSGRTSIVHLFEWKWDDIAAECERYLAPNGFGGVQISPPNENIVVTNPYRPWYERYQPVSYKLCTRSGNEQQFRNMVTRCNNVGVYIYVDAIINHMCGAGGGSGTHSTCGSYFNAGSRDFPAVPYTGWDFNDGKCKTGSGEIENYGDAYQVRDCKLVGLLDLALEKDYVRGKIADFMNNLISIGVAGFRLDASKHMWPGDLQAITSKLNNLNTQWFPSGSRPFIFQEVIDLGGEAISASQYFSIGRVTEFKYGAKLGTVIRKWNGEKLSYLKNWGEGWGFMPNDRALVFVDNHDNQRGHGAGGSAILTFWDARLYKMGIGFMLAHPYGFTRVMSSFRWPRNFVNGKDVNDWIGPPTNSDGSIKTVPINPDTTCGDNWVCEHRWRQIKNMVIFRNVVDGQPFSNWWDNGGNQVAFGRGNRGFIVFNNEDWYMDVNLYTGLPAGTYCDVISGQKEGSRCTGRQISVASNGYARFQINNTDEDPFAAIHVDARL, translated from the exons ATGAGACTCCTCCTGCTGCTGGTGGCTTTGGGGCTCTGCTCAGCCCAGTTCAATCCTAACACAAGATCCGGTCGCACCTCTATTGTCCACTTGTTTGAATGGAAATGGGACGATATTGCTGCAGAATGTGAGAGATATTTGGCTCCTAATGGATTTGGAGGTGTCCAG ATTTCTCCACCAAATGAGAACATTGTTGTCACCAACCCCTACAGACCATGGTATGAGAGATACCAGCCAGTGAGCTACAAGCTTTGCACCCGCTCTGGGAATGAGCAGCAGTTCAGGAACATGGTCACTCGCTGTAACAATGTTGGG GTGTATATTTATGTGGATGCCATAATTAACCACATGTGCGGAGCGGGAGGAGGGTCCGGCACACATTCCACCTGTGGAAGTTATTTCAATGCAGGGTCCAGAGATTTCCCTGCTGTCCCCTATACTGGCTGGGATTTCAATGATGGAAAGTGCAAGACAGGAAGTGGTGAAATAGAAAACTACGGGGATGCATATCAG GTCAGAGACTGTAAACTTGTGGGTCTCCTGGACTTGGCGCTGGAGAAGGATTATGTCCGTGGGAAGATTGCTGATTTTATGAACAACCTGATCAGTATTGGAGTGGCCGGGTTCAGACTGGATGCTTCTAAGCACATGTGGCCCGGAGACCTCCAGGCAATCACAAGCAAACTCAATAACCTGAACACACAGTGGTTCCCTAGTGGTAGCCGACCCTTCATCTTCCAGGAG GTCATTGATCTTGGAGGTGAAGCAATTTCAGCTAGTCAATATTTCTCCATTGGACGTGTGACTGAATTTAAATATGGTGCCAAGCTTGGTACAGTCATCCGCAAGTGGAATGGGGAGAAGTTGTCTTATCTCAA GAACTGGGGAGAAGGCTGGGGCTTCATGCCAAATGACAGAGCCTTGGTGTTTGTAGACAATCACGATAACCAGAGAGGTCACGGCGCAGGAGGTTCCGCAATCCTCACCTTCTGGGATGCTCG TTTGTACAAGATGGGAATTGGCTTCATGTTGGCGCATCCCTACGGCTTCACACGTGTCATGTCCAGTTTTAGATGGCCTAGAAACTTTGTGAATGGAAAA gatGTGAATGACTGGATTGGTCCTCCCACTAATTCTGATGGGTCTATAAAGACCGTTCCTATTAACCCTGACACAACCTGTGGAGACAATTGGGTGTGCGAGCATAGGTGGCGTCAAATCAA GAACATGGTCATCTTCCGTAATGTTGTAGATGGTCAACCCTTCTCTAACTGGTGGGACAATGGAGGCAATCAAGTTGCCTTTGGTCGCGGAAACAGAGGTTTCATTGTCTTTAACAATGAGGACTG GTACATGGATGTCAATTTGTATACTGGACTCCCAGCTGGTACCTACTGTGATGTCATCTCAGGGCAAAAAGAGGGTTCTCGTTGCACTGGCAGACAGATCAGCGTAGCAAGCAATGGTTATGCCCGCTTCCAAATAAATAACACAGATGAGGATCCATTTGCTGCAATTCATGTAGATGCCAGAttataa